In Streptomyces nojiriensis, one genomic interval encodes:
- a CDS encoding class I SAM-dependent methyltransferase — protein MATRKNLTANRESLVHKVRYAASRPHRIAPYLKRAARDRWLAFKHPDHVSYYRAVMASDTRRNPEAAVGSQTHERWLALGQMQFDYLLGHGLRPGARMLDIGCGNLRAGWRFIDYLDAGHYYGIDISPDILIAAKRTLTERGLQAKVPHLTLTRNLTLDFLPDGYFDVVHAHSVFSHSPLEVIDECFAHVGRVLAPGGHFDFTFDRTTGTEHQVLREDFYYRTQTLVDLAAGHGLSARFMEDWEELGHGQSKIRVSVAGSDVDAEV, from the coding sequence ATGGCCACCAGGAAGAACCTCACCGCGAACCGGGAATCCCTCGTCCACAAGGTCCGGTACGCCGCGAGCCGTCCCCACCGCATCGCCCCGTACCTGAAGCGGGCCGCCCGCGACCGGTGGCTGGCCTTCAAGCACCCCGACCACGTCAGCTACTACCGGGCCGTGATGGCCTCGGACACCCGCCGCAACCCCGAGGCCGCGGTCGGCAGCCAGACCCACGAACGCTGGCTCGCACTCGGGCAGATGCAGTTCGACTACCTCCTCGGGCACGGCCTGAGGCCCGGGGCGCGCATGCTGGACATCGGCTGCGGCAACCTCCGCGCCGGCTGGCGGTTCATCGACTACCTCGACGCGGGCCACTACTACGGCATCGACATCTCGCCCGACATCCTCATCGCCGCGAAGCGGACCCTGACCGAGCGGGGGCTCCAGGCCAAGGTCCCGCACCTGACCCTCACCAGGAACCTGACACTGGACTTCCTCCCCGACGGCTACTTCGACGTCGTCCACGCCCACAGCGTCTTCTCGCACTCGCCGCTCGAGGTCATCGACGAGTGCTTCGCCCACGTGGGCCGGGTCCTGGCGCCCGGGGGCCACTTCGACTTCACCTTCGACCGCACCACCGGCACCGAACACCAGGTGCTGCGCGAGGACTTCTACTACCGCACCCAGACCCTCGTCGACCTCGCCGCCGGGCACGGGCTGTCCGCACGCTTCATGGAGGACTGGGAGGAACTCGGCCACGGCCAGTCCAAGATCCGCGTCAGCGTCGCCGGATCCGACGTCGACGCCGAAGTCTGA
- a CDS encoding RNA polymerase sigma factor: MSEGDFDPSGDQAVSSELAGVLPVDFTAFHSQQHRAYLRYAHLQLGNPKDAEEVVDDVFTFLLKVWRQALKEASLHGFAWAVLREHVERRLAALGRQVAMVETAWFAALRRSSRERLELLESKLGLYAAIAGLSERQYDVVLLAFLMGNDSDTVARMMGITPATVRSHIRGARRTLSRKLGVEWIPGEEKD; encoded by the coding sequence ATGAGCGAAGGCGATTTCGATCCATCGGGGGACCAGGCGGTCTCCAGCGAACTGGCCGGTGTACTGCCGGTGGACTTCACCGCGTTCCACTCCCAACAGCACCGCGCCTATCTGCGCTACGCCCACCTGCAGCTGGGCAACCCCAAGGACGCCGAGGAAGTCGTCGACGACGTGTTCACCTTCCTGCTGAAGGTGTGGCGCCAGGCCCTGAAGGAGGCGAGCCTCCACGGCTTCGCATGGGCCGTGCTGCGCGAGCACGTCGAACGGAGACTGGCGGCCCTGGGCCGGCAGGTGGCGATGGTGGAGACGGCGTGGTTCGCAGCGCTGCGCCGCTCCTCCAGAGAGCGGCTGGAACTGCTGGAGTCGAAGCTCGGGCTGTACGCGGCGATCGCCGGCCTGTCCGAGCGGCAGTACGACGTGGTGCTGCTGGCCTTCCTCATGGGCAACGACTCCGACACGGTCGCCCGGATGATGGGGATCACCCCCGCGACGGTCCGCTCGCACATCCGCGGCGCACGCCGAACCCTGTCCCGCAAGCTCGGGGTGGAATGGATCCCCGGAGAGGAGAAGGACTAG
- a CDS encoding PadR family transcriptional regulator, translating into MSDRAMQEPTLLLLTALADEPRHGYAIAREVELISGGRVKMRTGTLYGALERLLGQGLIEVHEEQIVDSRLRRTYTLTAEGRQSLAAEAQRIAATAREAARRLGVSGETATA; encoded by the coding sequence ATGAGTGATCGTGCGATGCAGGAACCGACCCTCCTCCTCCTGACCGCGCTCGCGGACGAGCCCCGCCACGGGTACGCGATCGCGCGCGAGGTCGAGCTGATCTCGGGCGGACGCGTCAAGATGCGGACCGGCACCCTCTACGGGGCCCTGGAGCGGTTGCTGGGTCAGGGGCTGATCGAGGTCCACGAGGAGCAGATCGTCGACAGCCGGCTGCGCCGCACCTACACCCTCACCGCCGAGGGCCGGCAGAGCCTGGCCGCCGAGGCGCAGCGGATCGCCGCCACCGCGCGGGAGGCGGCGCGCCGCCTGGGCGTCTCCGGCGAGACGGCCACGGCGTGA
- a CDS encoding dienelactone hydrolase family protein, protein MADHDLSGFEKSTFTHDGATRRILRRGTGPAVIVMAEIPGITPKVIEFAEHVAAAGCTAVLPVLFGEPGRDADAGAVGRSSAGRYMASSLWRVCVSREFTLLATGRSSRVVQWLRALAAAEHERCGGPGVGAVGMCLTGGFALAMATDERLVAPVLSQPSLPLACTASRAGAIDISPEDLAVVRGRCERDGLQVLGLRFRGDRLVPGDRFDHLRRELGDAFVAIELDASAANPQSALAPHSVLTEHLIDEPGQPTRQALDTVLDLFRTRLLGERPAPAV, encoded by the coding sequence GTGGCAGACCACGACCTGAGCGGGTTCGAGAAGAGCACGTTCACCCATGACGGCGCCACCCGACGGATCCTGCGCCGGGGCACGGGTCCCGCGGTGATCGTCATGGCGGAGATCCCGGGCATCACGCCCAAGGTCATCGAGTTCGCCGAGCACGTCGCGGCCGCCGGTTGTACGGCCGTACTCCCGGTGCTCTTCGGCGAGCCCGGCCGTGACGCGGATGCCGGCGCGGTCGGCCGGTCGAGTGCCGGCCGCTACATGGCCTCGTCGCTGTGGCGGGTGTGCGTGAGCCGCGAGTTCACGCTGCTGGCCACGGGGCGCAGTTCGCGCGTCGTGCAATGGCTGCGCGCCCTGGCGGCCGCCGAGCACGAGCGCTGCGGCGGTCCCGGGGTCGGCGCCGTCGGGATGTGCCTGACCGGCGGATTCGCCCTGGCGATGGCCACGGACGAGCGCCTCGTCGCCCCGGTGCTCTCCCAGCCTTCGCTCCCGCTGGCGTGCACGGCGAGCCGCGCGGGCGCCATCGACATCAGCCCCGAGGACCTCGCGGTCGTCCGCGGACGCTGCGAGCGCGACGGGCTCCAGGTGCTCGGACTGCGCTTCCGGGGCGACCGGCTCGTCCCCGGCGACCGGTTCGACCACCTCCGGCGGGAACTCGGGGACGCCTTCGTCGCCATCGAGCTGGACGCGAGCGCGGCGAACCCGCAGAGCGCCCTCGCGCCGCACTCCGTCCTGACGGAACACCTCATCGACGAACCGGGACAGCCCACCCGGCAGGCGCTCGACACCGTCCTGGACCTGTTCCGCACCCGGCTGCTCGGGGAGCGGCCCGCGCCCGCCGTGTGA
- a CDS encoding HAD family hydrolase, translating into MIKPIELVIFDCDGVLVDSERIALPLQVALGAELGWPLTEDEVMDRFIGRSSASIHEDIVARVGDETARLWWELFEQRHREAVDAGLSAVEGLPEALGAITRPTCVASSGSHEKMRHTLGRTGLYEHFEGRIYSATEVRRGKPAPDLFLYAAQRMGVDPAACAVVEDSRPGVEAARAAGMRAFGYAGGLTPAERLAGTGTVVFHDMRELPGLISAG; encoded by the coding sequence ATGATCAAGCCGATTGAACTCGTGATATTCGACTGCGACGGGGTGCTCGTCGACAGCGAGCGCATCGCGCTGCCCCTCCAGGTCGCCTTGGGGGCGGAGCTGGGATGGCCGCTGACCGAGGACGAGGTCATGGACCGCTTCATCGGGCGCTCCAGCGCCTCCATTCACGAGGACATCGTCGCCCGGGTCGGCGACGAGACGGCCCGCCTCTGGTGGGAGCTGTTCGAGCAGCGCCACCGCGAGGCGGTGGACGCCGGGCTGTCCGCCGTCGAGGGACTGCCCGAGGCACTCGGCGCGATCACCCGGCCGACCTGCGTCGCCTCCAGCGGCTCGCACGAGAAGATGCGCCACACCCTCGGCCGCACCGGACTCTACGAGCACTTCGAGGGCCGCATCTACAGCGCCACCGAGGTCCGCCGCGGCAAGCCGGCCCCCGATCTGTTCCTGTACGCGGCGCAGCGGATGGGCGTCGACCCGGCGGCGTGCGCGGTGGTCGAGGACAGCCGCCCCGGTGTCGAGGCCGCCCGCGCCGCGGGCATGCGGGCCTTCGGCTACGCAGGGGGACTGACCCCGGCCGAACGGCTGGCAGGAACCGGCACCGTCGTCTTCCACGACATGCGCGAACTGCCGGGCCTCATCTCCGCAGGGTGA
- a CDS encoding RidA family protein has protein sequence MTDIHRKVGSGSPLEPRIGFSRAVRAGQYVAVAGTAPLADDGSTVGPGDVHAQTVRCLDIAEGALREAGASLEDVVRTRVMLTDVTRWQEAARAHGERFASVRPVTTFVEVSRFIGPDWLVEVEVDAVITREED, from the coding sequence ATGACAGACATACACCGGAAGGTCGGCTCGGGATCGCCGCTGGAGCCTCGGATCGGCTTCTCCCGCGCGGTGCGGGCAGGACAGTACGTGGCCGTCGCGGGGACCGCTCCCCTCGCGGACGACGGCTCCACCGTCGGCCCCGGCGACGTCCACGCCCAGACCGTACGGTGCCTGGACATCGCCGAAGGGGCCCTGCGGGAGGCCGGGGCGTCACTGGAGGACGTCGTGCGGACCCGCGTCATGCTCACCGACGTGACCCGGTGGCAGGAGGCCGCGCGGGCGCACGGTGAGCGGTTCGCCTCCGTCCGACCCGTCACCACCTTCGTGGAGGTGTCCCGCTTCATCGGTCCCGACTGGCTCGTCGAGGTGGAGGTCGACGCGGTCATCACCCGGGAAGAGGACTGA
- a CDS encoding alkyl/aryl-sulfatase yields MENGPGHDASESIRAAHRAARRSDAFADRADFDDATRGFVAALEPCVIRAEDGSVVWDGDAYAFLNGDRPDTVHPSLWRQSRLTALQGLFQVVEGVYQVRGLDLSNMTLVEGERGVVVIDPLISEETAAAALALYRAHRGDRPVTGVLYTHSHADHFGGVKGVTTQAEVDAGRVPVLAPEGCLEHAVSENVYAGTAMARRAGYMYGAGLPKGPRGQVGAGLGQTTSTGRVTLIPPTVDITRTGQEETVDGVRMVFQLTPGTEAPAEFNVLLPDRRALCMAENATHTLHNLLTLRGALVRDPHAWATYLTESIALFGDRCDVVFASHHWPTWGRERAMSYLAQQRDLYAYLHDQTVRLLNRGYTGAEIAETLRMPPALEAAWHTHGYYGSVSHNVKAVYQRYMGWFEGNPALLWQHPPVESARRYVEFMGGAAEVLRRARTSFEQGDFRWVAQVVDHVVFADPSNTQARELQADALEQLGYGAENGTWRNFYLTGAQELRGEWVGTPATAASPDVLAALSLDQLVDSLAVRIDGPRAWHADVAVRFVLPGSDPLTLRLGNGVLTGVRGDNPAAGRPHAVLVLGEPLLRGLLLGVLPPDDLLRQEGVALDGDPSVVAELFAYLDSPDPDFAIVTP; encoded by the coding sequence ATGGAGAACGGCCCCGGACACGACGCTTCCGAATCGATCCGCGCCGCTCACCGCGCAGCGCGACGCAGTGACGCCTTCGCCGACCGCGCCGACTTCGACGACGCCACCCGCGGCTTCGTCGCCGCCCTGGAGCCCTGCGTGATCAGGGCCGAGGACGGAAGCGTCGTATGGGACGGCGACGCCTACGCCTTCCTCAACGGGGACCGCCCGGACACCGTCCATCCCAGCCTGTGGCGCCAGAGCCGCCTGACCGCCCTCCAGGGCCTGTTCCAGGTCGTGGAAGGCGTGTACCAGGTGCGCGGCCTGGACCTGTCGAACATGACCCTCGTCGAGGGCGAACGCGGCGTCGTCGTGATCGACCCGCTGATCAGCGAGGAGACGGCGGCCGCGGCCCTCGCCCTGTACCGGGCCCACCGCGGGGACCGTCCGGTCACGGGCGTCCTCTACACCCACAGCCACGCCGACCACTTCGGCGGCGTCAAGGGCGTCACCACCCAGGCCGAGGTCGACGCGGGCCGGGTCCCGGTCCTGGCGCCCGAGGGCTGCCTCGAACACGCGGTCAGCGAGAACGTCTACGCCGGCACCGCCATGGCCCGCCGCGCGGGTTACATGTACGGGGCGGGCCTGCCCAAGGGCCCGCGCGGCCAGGTCGGCGCGGGCCTGGGCCAGACCACCTCCACCGGCCGGGTGACGCTGATCCCGCCGACCGTCGACATCACCCGTACCGGCCAGGAGGAGACCGTCGACGGCGTGCGCATGGTCTTCCAGCTCACTCCCGGGACCGAGGCTCCGGCCGAGTTCAACGTGCTGCTGCCCGACCGCCGGGCGCTGTGCATGGCCGAGAACGCCACCCACACCCTCCACAACCTGCTGACCCTGCGCGGCGCCCTCGTGCGCGACCCGCACGCCTGGGCCACGTACCTCACCGAGTCCATCGCACTGTTCGGCGACCGGTGCGACGTCGTCTTCGCTTCCCACCACTGGCCCACGTGGGGCCGCGAGCGGGCCATGTCGTACCTGGCCCAGCAGCGGGACCTGTACGCGTACCTCCACGACCAGACGGTGCGTCTGCTCAACCGGGGATACACGGGTGCCGAGATCGCCGAAACGCTGCGCATGCCGCCGGCGCTGGAGGCCGCCTGGCACACCCACGGTTACTACGGGTCGGTCAGCCACAACGTCAAGGCCGTCTACCAGCGGTACATGGGCTGGTTCGAGGGGAACCCGGCGCTGCTGTGGCAGCACCCGCCGGTGGAGTCGGCCCGCCGCTACGTCGAGTTCATGGGAGGTGCGGCGGAGGTCCTGCGCCGGGCCCGGACCTCCTTCGAGCAGGGCGACTTCCGCTGGGTGGCCCAGGTGGTCGACCACGTCGTCTTCGCCGATCCGTCGAACACGCAGGCCCGGGAGCTGCAGGCCGATGCCCTGGAGCAGCTCGGCTACGGCGCCGAGAACGGGACCTGGCGCAACTTCTACCTCACCGGTGCCCAGGAACTGCGCGGCGAGTGGGTCGGGACACCGGCCACCGCCGCGTCCCCGGACGTGCTCGCCGCCCTGAGCCTGGACCAGCTGGTGGACTCGCTCGCCGTACGGATCGACGGGCCCCGGGCCTGGCACGCCGATGTCGCCGTCCGGTTCGTCCTGCCCGGCTCGGACCCGCTGACGCTGCGCCTGGGCAACGGCGTACTGACCGGGGTCCGCGGGGACAACCCCGCGGCCGGCCGCCCGCACGCCGTCCTCGTCCTCGGTGAACCGCTCCTGCGCGGGCTCCTGCTCGGTGTCCTGCCGCCGGACGACCTCCTGCGGCAGGAGGGCGTGGCCCTCGACGGCGACCCCTCGGTCGTCGCCGAACTCTTCGCCTACCTCGACTCCCCCGACCCGGACTTCGCCATCGTCACCCCCTGA
- a CDS encoding putative quinol monooxygenase produces the protein MSQPVQLVILITTLPGRGGEQVAAFERLAPVVRAEAGCLQYDLHQVSGEPDRFVLIERWSSQAALAAHDATPHMIEADAASPSFRAGPAQVIRLVADPLA, from the coding sequence ATGTCACAGCCCGTACAACTCGTCATCCTCATCACCACACTTCCGGGCCGCGGCGGGGAACAGGTCGCGGCGTTCGAGCGTCTCGCCCCCGTCGTTCGGGCCGAAGCGGGATGCCTGCAGTACGACCTGCACCAGGTGAGCGGTGAGCCCGACCGGTTCGTCCTCATCGAGCGGTGGTCGTCGCAGGCGGCGCTCGCCGCCCATGACGCCACGCCGCACATGATCGAGGCCGACGCGGCGAGCCCGTCGTTCCGGGCGGGACCGGCGCAGGTCATCCGGCTCGTCGCCGACCCCCTGGCCTGA
- a CDS encoding FAD-dependent monooxygenase — MRGGTIAVVGGSIAGCAVATAAARAGAGEVVVLERTRGRLQDRGVGLCIHNERAAELGASGALPGGIAAHPLERRRWVVRDDAHGPGGRVIWEQPFPFHSYHWGLLWQGLRESVPDSVVYRQGEAVTEVEETGAAGVGVRLAGGSVERYDLVVGADGYRSVVRTALCPESRPQYAGYVCWRGNFDAALLAGLGGAADSVPEAGTTVCFPGGSCVIYRIPGPDGPRVNWVLYGSPPRDGQLRLDDPTSFPPGGLTPALAGHLAALLDREFPPYWARALALTAPADTFVQPIYDMETTRTAAGRLLLAGDAASVVRPHNTSGAAKALQDATALADGWRRCGSFEELLRGYEETRGAAGRELVALARRLGRAQVERTPAWAGMDGGEMEAWWRGQLGGAPGIGGRAMTP, encoded by the coding sequence ATGCGCGGTGGAACGATCGCGGTGGTCGGCGGGAGCATCGCGGGGTGCGCCGTCGCGACGGCGGCGGCGCGGGCGGGCGCCGGCGAGGTGGTGGTGCTGGAGCGCACGCGCGGGCGGCTGCAGGACCGGGGCGTCGGGCTGTGCATCCACAACGAGCGGGCCGCCGAGCTCGGCGCGAGCGGCGCGCTGCCCGGGGGGATCGCCGCGCACCCGCTGGAGCGGCGCCGCTGGGTGGTCCGCGACGATGCCCACGGGCCGGGCGGCCGGGTGATCTGGGAGCAGCCGTTCCCCTTCCACTCCTATCACTGGGGCCTGCTCTGGCAGGGCCTTCGCGAGTCCGTCCCGGACTCGGTGGTCTACCGGCAGGGGGAGGCGGTGACGGAGGTCGAGGAGACCGGGGCCGCAGGAGTCGGGGTGCGGCTCGCGGGCGGGTCCGTCGAGCGGTACGACCTGGTGGTCGGCGCCGACGGGTACCGGTCGGTGGTGCGCACGGCGCTCTGCCCCGAGTCCCGCCCGCAGTACGCCGGTTACGTGTGCTGGCGCGGCAACTTCGACGCGGCCCTGCTCGCGGGGCTCGGCGGCGCCGCGGACTCGGTGCCGGAGGCGGGGACCACGGTCTGCTTCCCGGGCGGTTCGTGCGTCATCTACCGGATTCCCGGGCCGGACGGTCCGCGGGTGAACTGGGTGCTCTACGGCTCTCCGCCGCGGGACGGGCAGTTGCGTCTCGACGATCCGACGAGCTTCCCGCCGGGCGGCCTGACCCCCGCGCTGGCGGGGCATCTGGCGGCGTTGCTCGATCGCGAGTTCCCGCCGTACTGGGCGCGGGCGCTCGCGCTGACCGCACCGGCGGACACCTTCGTCCAGCCGATCTACGACATGGAGACCACGCGCACCGCCGCCGGCCGGCTGCTGCTCGCGGGGGACGCGGCGAGCGTCGTACGCCCGCACAACACGAGCGGCGCCGCCAAGGCGCTCCAGGACGCCACCGCCCTCGCCGACGGCTGGCGCCGCTGCGGGTCCTTCGAGGAACTGCTGCGCGGCTACGAGGAGACCCGCGGCGCCGCCGGACGGGAGCTGGTCGCCCTGGCCCGCCGGCTGGGCCGCGCCCAGGTCGAGCGGACCCCGGCCTGGGCGGGCATGGACGGCGGGGAGATGGAGGCCTGGTGGCGGGGGCAGCTCGGCGGGGCCCCCGGCATCGGGGGCCGGGCCATGACGCCTTAG
- a CDS encoding response regulator transcription factor, whose translation MRVLVVEDERRLAVALQRGLQSEGFSVDVAHDGTQGLWMATEHDYDLIVLDIMLPGLNGYRVCARLRAAGNESGILMLTAKDGEYDEAEALDTGADDFLSKPFSYLVLVARLRALGRRTGRRRPQVMRFGDLLLDPARHSCSRGGTEIRLTAREFAVLEYLARRPGEVVPKRDILEQVWDSAFDGDPNVVEVHVSAVRRKIDAPFGRAAVETVRGAGYRLAADGG comes from the coding sequence ATGCGCGTACTGGTGGTGGAGGACGAACGGCGGCTCGCCGTGGCCCTGCAGCGAGGGCTGCAGTCGGAGGGGTTCTCGGTGGATGTGGCCCACGACGGGACCCAGGGCCTGTGGATGGCCACGGAGCACGACTACGACCTCATCGTGCTGGACATCATGCTGCCCGGGCTGAACGGGTACCGGGTGTGCGCGAGGCTGCGCGCGGCCGGCAACGAGTCCGGGATCCTGATGCTCACGGCGAAGGACGGCGAGTACGACGAGGCGGAGGCGCTCGACACCGGCGCCGACGACTTCCTGTCCAAGCCGTTCTCCTACCTCGTCCTGGTCGCCCGGCTCCGGGCGCTCGGCCGGCGTACGGGCCGTCGGCGGCCCCAGGTGATGCGGTTCGGCGACCTGCTGCTCGACCCCGCCCGGCACTCCTGCTCCCGCGGCGGCACGGAGATCCGGCTGACGGCGCGGGAATTCGCCGTGCTCGAGTACCTGGCCCGGCGCCCGGGCGAGGTGGTGCCCAAGCGGGACATCCTGGAACAGGTGTGGGACAGCGCCTTCGACGGCGATCCCAATGTGGTCGAGGTCCACGTCAGCGCCGTCCGCCGCAAGATCGACGCGCCGTTCGGCCGCGCAGCGGTGGAGACCGTACGCGGAGCGGGATACCGACTGGCGGCCGACGGTGGCTGA
- a CDS encoding NADPH-dependent F420 reductase, with translation MKIGIIGAGNIGGNLTRRLTALGHEVSVANSRGPETLAALAEETGATPVTVAQAARGAEIVVVTIPFKKVPDLPAGLFDEAAEGFAVIDTGNYYPRQRDGRIAGVEDEGLTESRWTERHLGHPVIKAFNGTYAQDILDRHRPAGAADRMALPVAGDDAAAKKAVRALIEELGFDTVDAGGLDDSWRQQPDTPVYGLREGVDAVTKALAEASPTRPEAFRG, from the coding sequence ATGAAGATCGGCATCATCGGCGCGGGCAACATCGGCGGCAACCTCACCCGCCGGCTCACGGCCCTCGGCCACGAGGTCTCCGTGGCGAACTCGCGCGGCCCCGAGACCCTGGCCGCGCTGGCCGAGGAGACCGGCGCCACCCCCGTCACCGTGGCGCAGGCGGCCCGCGGCGCCGAGATCGTCGTGGTCACGATCCCCTTCAAGAAGGTGCCGGACCTGCCGGCGGGCCTCTTCGACGAGGCCGCCGAAGGCTTCGCGGTCATCGACACCGGCAACTACTACCCCCGCCAGCGCGACGGCCGGATCGCCGGCGTCGAGGACGAGGGTCTGACCGAGAGCCGCTGGACCGAGCGGCACCTCGGACACCCCGTCATCAAGGCCTTCAACGGCACCTACGCCCAGGACATCCTCGACCGGCACCGCCCGGCGGGCGCCGCGGACCGGATGGCGCTGCCCGTCGCGGGCGACGACGCCGCGGCGAAGAAGGCCGTACGCGCCCTGATCGAGGAGCTCGGCTTCGACACGGTCGACGCGGGCGGCCTCGACGACTCCTGGCGCCAGCAGCCCGACACCCCCGTCTACGGACTGCGGGAAGGCGTCGACGCGGTCACCAAGGCCCTCGCCGAGGCCTCGCCGACCCGCCCGGAGGCCTTCCGCGGCTGA
- a CDS encoding IclR family transcriptional regulator domain-containing protein, translating into MESAHQALRVLEVVNRYSGGVNLTQIARETALPQLVLARAMDQLIRANLATPTGPDAYIAGSALLLAESVNGDGRGHLHETLAWVRDAVGAAVYVARYTDGEVSITQYADGPAAPVVDEWVDFRVAAHASAVGKALLTQLDHDDRKDHLARHRLTRFTPHTLTSQQDLFHQLDDRPPNTPLLDLQEYAIGTVCAAVPITAGPKAECVALSIPVPDPGRLKQAARLLQSEAAAVLLALIVAGSTPPTARRPEDTLLSPTA; encoded by the coding sequence CTGGAATCCGCCCACCAGGCACTGCGCGTCCTGGAGGTCGTCAACCGCTACTCGGGCGGCGTGAACCTGACCCAGATCGCCCGTGAGACCGCCCTGCCGCAACTGGTCCTCGCCCGGGCCATGGACCAGCTGATCCGCGCGAACCTCGCCACCCCGACCGGACCGGACGCGTACATCGCCGGCAGCGCCCTCCTGCTGGCCGAATCGGTGAACGGCGACGGTCGCGGGCACCTGCACGAGACCCTCGCCTGGGTGCGGGACGCCGTCGGCGCCGCCGTGTACGTCGCCCGCTACACCGACGGCGAGGTCTCCATCACCCAGTACGCCGACGGACCGGCCGCGCCCGTGGTCGATGAGTGGGTCGACTTCCGCGTCGCCGCCCACGCCTCCGCGGTGGGCAAGGCGCTGCTGACCCAACTCGACCACGACGACCGGAAGGATCACCTGGCACGCCACCGGCTCACCCGGTTCACGCCCCACACCCTCACCAGCCAGCAGGACCTCTTCCACCAGCTCGACGACCGTCCGCCGAACACCCCCCTCCTCGACCTGCAGGAGTACGCGATCGGCACGGTCTGCGCGGCGGTGCCGATCACCGCGGGCCCGAAGGCGGAATGCGTGGCCCTGTCCATCCCGGTCCCCGACCCCGGCCGGTTGAAGCAGGCCGCCCGGCTCCTGCAGAGTGAGGCGGCCGCGGTCTTACTCGCCCTCATCGTCGCGGGCAGCACCCCGCCCACGGCACGCCGGCCGGAGGACACCCTCCTGTCGCCGACGGCCTAG
- a CDS encoding CAP domain-containing protein — protein MSSRTPATPSRVEARRKKAVRTRIVLSLTAAAAAVAVGVAVADSGGGTQVDQRADGATGAKTGTPTPADTAGTASPTAPLPEITADAAAATGSPPPGTPTAEATESAAPAKPAAEEDGPAKSAPAGKPARTSGGSTGGGSGSSGGSGGSGGSSGGSSGGSSGGSGSSSGDSESAVLALVNKERATAGCGPLTVNSKLSAAARAYSDTMARSGVMSHTGPDGSTMTSRVEAAGYAWSRLGENIARGQSDADAVMKAWMNSSGHRANILNCSFKEIGIGVHKGDGGPWWTQDFGTSK, from the coding sequence ATGAGCAGCCGAACTCCCGCAACGCCGTCCCGCGTCGAGGCGCGGCGGAAGAAGGCGGTGCGCACGCGCATCGTCCTGTCTCTCACCGCGGCCGCCGCGGCGGTGGCGGTCGGCGTCGCCGTTGCCGATTCCGGCGGCGGTACGCAGGTGGACCAGCGGGCCGACGGCGCCACCGGTGCGAAGACCGGGACGCCGACGCCCGCGGACACCGCCGGGACGGCGAGCCCCACCGCTCCGCTGCCTGAGATCACCGCGGATGCCGCGGCCGCCACGGGCTCGCCGCCGCCCGGGACGCCGACCGCCGAGGCCACGGAGTCCGCAGCTCCGGCGAAGCCCGCGGCGGAGGAGGACGGCCCGGCCAAGTCCGCCCCGGCCGGCAAGCCCGCGCGCACGTCCGGCGGGAGCACCGGCGGCGGCTCCGGTTCGTCCGGCGGTTCCGGCGGTTCCGGTGGTTCGTCCGGCGGCTCCTCCGGTGGTTCGTCCGGCGGGTCCGGCAGCTCCTCAGGCGACTCCGAATCCGCGGTCCTCGCCCTGGTCAACAAGGAGCGGGCCACGGCCGGCTGCGGCCCCCTGACGGTGAACTCCAAGCTGAGCGCCGCGGCGCGCGCGTACAGCGACACCATGGCCCGCAGCGGCGTCATGTCCCACACCGGACCCGACGGGTCCACCATGACCAGCCGCGTGGAGGCCGCCGGTTACGCGTGGTCCCGCCTCGGCGAGAACATAGCCCGCGGCCAGTCGGACGCCGACGCGGTCATGAAGGCGTGGATGAACAGCTCCGGCCACCGGGCCAACATCCTCAACTGCTCCTTCAAGGAGATCGGCATAGGCGTCCACAAGGGCGACGGCGGCCCGTGGTGGACGCAGGACTTCGGGACGTCGAAGTAG